A single region of the Parasphingorhabdus litoris DSM 22379 genome encodes:
- a CDS encoding efflux RND transporter periplasmic adaptor subunit, which produces MSFALPQMIRDNLRWVLIGGALLLVTLIYFLFFASNAAEGQGGPGQGGPPPAIVTLAKIEKLALTPNFTAPGDIVANRDSVVASEVAGRIQTTLNIGARVRRGTVIAVIDDRTIRLARDQARAEVARLQSDLTYQNRLVGRLQQLLEEEAESEASLDEAISTRDQTRARLAAAKVALETAQVDLARTRIRAPFAGQMVERRIEVGEYATPGREIARIVGREGSEARVRVPIAVAGSLSTGQEVTILADGEQRASRVRTVIETGDEVSRTVEVRAPMGSHNLKMGSAISITVPTGIERDVLTAPRDALVLRDSGIFIYVVNPKDKTAKRVNVQVGEPAGDRVAISGQIAAGDMIVVRGGERLRDGQNVTWDDGKKPKAEPEQSAG; this is translated from the coding sequence ATGAGTTTTGCATTACCCCAAATGATCCGCGACAATCTTCGTTGGGTATTAATCGGCGGCGCGCTGCTGTTGGTTACACTCATATATTTCCTGTTCTTTGCATCTAACGCTGCGGAAGGCCAGGGCGGACCCGGTCAGGGTGGCCCACCGCCTGCCATTGTCACACTTGCAAAAATCGAAAAATTGGCGCTCACGCCGAATTTTACTGCGCCAGGTGATATTGTCGCCAATCGCGATTCTGTTGTCGCCTCGGAAGTCGCCGGGCGGATACAGACCACACTCAATATCGGAGCGCGAGTGCGTCGAGGCACGGTCATCGCGGTCATTGATGATCGCACTATCCGTTTGGCCAGAGATCAAGCCCGTGCAGAAGTTGCGCGTTTGCAATCGGATCTTACCTACCAGAACCGCTTGGTTGGGAGATTGCAGCAATTGCTTGAAGAAGAAGCGGAATCCGAAGCCTCTCTAGATGAAGCCATTTCTACCCGTGATCAAACCCGTGCACGTCTGGCTGCCGCAAAGGTTGCCCTGGAAACAGCGCAAGTCGATCTTGCCCGTACCCGCATCCGTGCACCTTTTGCAGGACAGATGGTCGAACGTCGCATTGAAGTCGGCGAATATGCAACGCCCGGCCGTGAAATTGCACGAATTGTTGGAAGAGAAGGCTCGGAAGCCCGCGTCCGTGTACCCATTGCTGTCGCCGGTTCGTTGTCGACCGGACAAGAGGTCACCATTCTTGCGGACGGAGAACAAAGGGCTTCTCGGGTACGCACAGTTATCGAAACCGGTGATGAAGTCAGCCGGACGGTAGAGGTACGCGCGCCAATGGGATCCCATAATCTCAAAATGGGAAGCGCCATTTCGATTACCGTACCTACGGGGATAGAGCGCGATGTCCTGACGGCTCCGCGTGATGCACTGGTTCTGCGGGATAGCGGCATCTTCATCTATGTAGTGAATCCCAAAGATAAAACCGCCAAGCGTGTTAACGTGCAAGTTGGCGAACCAGCCGGCGACCGCGTCGCCATTTCGGGGCAGATTGCCGCTGGTGACATGATTGTGGTGCGGGGAGGTGAACGACTGCGCGATGGTCAGAACGTGACCTGGGATGATGGCAAGAAACCAAAAGCCGAACCAGAGCAATCTGCAGGATGA